Proteins co-encoded in one Opitutus terrae PB90-1 genomic window:
- a CDS encoding response regulator transcription factor, producing the protein MRKSRRHILLLEDSRDIHVAFAALFQRVYGYVLHSVSSVKDALGVAGRLNVDVAVVDLAYGEEISARLNMIREWRTRSVGFPVIATSAHDYDGLATEAFTAGADDYVRKPFHFGEMAARIERQISRGRNESARLPKLDGIRLPATAFEFAGAVIHPDLRANFPDGTAVQLSAKQVGILQEFARHSGALVLRNDLIHAVWGADANTNSKSLDQYLYVLRRLFRAAGIDLTQHITPVLRVGWRVSGQPTRRAPLLVQR; encoded by the coding sequence ATGCGCAAGAGTCGCAGGCATATCCTCCTGCTCGAAGACAGCCGCGATATCCACGTCGCCTTCGCGGCTCTCTTCCAACGCGTCTACGGCTATGTTCTCCATTCCGTTTCGAGCGTAAAGGACGCGCTCGGAGTGGCGGGGCGGCTGAATGTCGACGTTGCAGTCGTGGACCTCGCCTACGGCGAAGAGATCTCGGCCCGGCTGAACATGATCCGCGAGTGGCGCACTCGCAGCGTCGGATTCCCCGTAATTGCCACGTCGGCGCACGACTACGACGGTCTTGCCACTGAAGCCTTCACGGCTGGCGCCGACGACTACGTCCGAAAGCCATTTCACTTCGGGGAAATGGCGGCGCGAATTGAACGACAGATATCCCGTGGCCGAAACGAGTCGGCACGACTGCCGAAGCTCGACGGCATACGGCTGCCGGCTACTGCGTTTGAATTCGCAGGAGCCGTAATCCACCCGGACCTGCGCGCGAATTTTCCGGATGGAACCGCTGTGCAGCTCTCGGCGAAGCAAGTCGGCATCTTGCAGGAGTTCGCGCGCCATTCTGGAGCGCTCGTTCTGCGGAACGATTTGATTCACGCCGTGTGGGGCGCCGACGCGAATACGAACAGCAAATCGCTCGACCAGTATCTCTACGTGTTGCGTCGACTCTTCCGCGCCGCCGGCATCGATCTGACGCAGCACATCACGCCGGTCCTTCGCGTCGGCTGGCGTGTGTCGGGACAGCCGACGAGACGAGCACCCTTACTCGTCCAACGATGA
- a CDS encoding Rid family hydrolase: MDIQAARNQHAELARILGKLGAKVKFAAGQADDPRGALVEESIVVLPEMGILGRTQDSSQGAAAESMVPLLAQHRPIQRIADPALLDGRDVLRIGRTLFVAPTATTNAEGIADLSAIVEPFGYEVREVELHACAHLKLAASFVPPHYLVLNAAWANPKQFGDLVVLGVDEREPLAASTLPVNGTTLVSGSYPKTERRLRNAGITTRRVEVSELHKMETGLSSLAIIVEPRAVRSASSPVGFKVIQAPTAPPAPGLFAPAIVHGGVVYVSGQLPIDPTTGRAVEGEIEDQTNQVLRNLSDVLSASGSSLGRVLRLTCYVADTKHVDRVTAACALALTGHRPAGSVVAARTLHPGCAIAVDAIAAVTDER, translated from the coding sequence ATGGACATCCAGGCAGCTCGCAACCAGCACGCAGAGTTGGCGCGGATCTTGGGGAAACTTGGCGCGAAGGTGAAGTTCGCAGCAGGTCAAGCAGACGATCCCCGCGGCGCACTCGTGGAGGAATCCATTGTGGTGCTGCCAGAAATGGGAATTCTTGGGAGGACACAGGACAGCTCGCAAGGGGCCGCAGCTGAATCGATGGTGCCGCTCCTGGCGCAGCACCGGCCGATCCAGCGCATCGCAGACCCTGCGCTTTTGGACGGCCGCGACGTGCTGCGGATTGGACGAACCCTGTTTGTAGCGCCGACCGCAACCACCAACGCAGAAGGAATCGCCGATCTCAGCGCTATCGTGGAGCCGTTCGGATACGAAGTGCGTGAAGTTGAGCTTCACGCCTGTGCTCACCTGAAACTCGCTGCGAGCTTCGTGCCTCCGCACTACCTTGTTTTGAATGCTGCCTGGGCGAACCCGAAGCAATTCGGCGATCTTGTGGTGCTTGGCGTGGATGAGCGCGAGCCGCTGGCGGCGAGCACGCTCCCGGTCAACGGCACAACGCTCGTGAGCGGCTCGTATCCGAAGACGGAACGGCGGCTGCGCAACGCCGGCATCACCACTCGCCGCGTCGAAGTGTCCGAGCTGCACAAGATGGAAACGGGATTGTCCTCACTCGCCATCATCGTCGAGCCGCGCGCCGTGCGATCGGCAAGTTCGCCGGTGGGATTTAAGGTAATCCAAGCGCCAACTGCGCCGCCAGCGCCCGGGCTGTTCGCCCCCGCCATCGTGCATGGCGGCGTCGTCTATGTTTCCGGTCAGCTTCCAATCGATCCCACGACCGGGCGGGCGGTCGAGGGAGAAATCGAGGACCAAACAAATCAAGTGCTCCGCAATCTATCCGACGTTCTTTCGGCCTCCGGCAGCTCACTCGGCCGCGTCTTGCGTCTCACGTGCTACGTCGCCGACACGAAGCACGTGGACCGAGTGACGGCCGCCTGCGCGCTAGCCCTCACCGGACACAGGCCTGCCGGCAGCGTTGTGGCGGCGCGAACGCTGCACCCCGGCTGCGCGATCGCAGTCGACGCGATCGCGGCTGTCACTGACGAACGATGA
- a CDS encoding sensor histidine kinase translates to MFYPLLTAVVMLGVGIGALRLNFWRPINQAVATVCFLSVLIFSAQLVAKHQGALYLIDRTSNPLPWIRLKFALIGLLSPLMVWVCYYLVSGRYSSRRDLLIKLSPWIILSGFLFWFPFTHGFKPDDSLPGNIQQGPLYYLYFLPMLAGQLAVCISAIIVAPHLSGVRKLEFRFITIALGYLSLVAVLAETIYATWPDLPGIHPLTRFFSYIVYLVFAVSAWSVTSRRVYHSGQVVLSIMERVIVIGLVGLIAAFLLRLLSGKEESPFVTATIIGAAFLLLGYADDKLRGWLKLKAEHKTAATVAELHQAATAELHPDRLIRRFEPILRSFADCSFVEILTEHGEKYTGRTTELPISLLREADFLRDGWASTAALSRMSDGTDATTLQRFLAQAKLDVIVAPRWTTREPTLIVGFGARESNLPYTHPEIRLLRELANVAESLFTRAKLSLQAQQAEQLASIGRLGVKVLHELRNPMATLKSFSQLLPEKIDDKTFLGDFAEIVPKEAERVESLAQQLLDLSRPRTYNFQRADLHKIIEETATMWKPRADEGGIKLATKLNAASSELVIDADAIRQVLINLLKNASEAVMRREGYREIKIRTRDEAGRVVIEVEDNGPGLPPEIQTRLFEAFTSNGKPSGVGLGLAICHEIVRAHGGSIGADLTREHGALLRISLPISM, encoded by the coding sequence ATGTTTTACCCCCTGCTCACTGCCGTCGTGATGTTGGGAGTCGGCATCGGCGCGCTGCGCTTGAACTTCTGGCGCCCGATCAATCAAGCGGTCGCGACCGTCTGCTTTCTCAGCGTCCTGATCTTCTCCGCGCAGCTCGTCGCCAAACATCAGGGCGCGCTTTATCTCATCGACCGCACGTCCAACCCGCTGCCGTGGATTCGTCTGAAGTTCGCGCTCATCGGGCTGTTGAGCCCGCTCATGGTGTGGGTGTGCTACTACCTGGTTTCCGGGCGCTATTCGTCGCGACGGGACCTGCTCATCAAGCTGTCACCTTGGATCATCCTCTCCGGCTTTCTTTTCTGGTTCCCGTTCACCCACGGATTCAAACCCGATGACAGCCTCCCGGGAAACATCCAGCAAGGACCGCTCTACTACCTCTACTTTTTGCCGATGCTTGCCGGCCAACTCGCCGTCTGCATTTCGGCGATCATCGTCGCGCCGCATTTGTCTGGGGTGCGCAAACTGGAGTTCAGGTTCATCACGATCGCGCTCGGCTACCTCAGTCTTGTCGCTGTGCTCGCCGAAACGATTTACGCGACGTGGCCTGACCTCCCAGGCATCCACCCGCTCACGCGATTCTTCTCCTACATCGTTTACCTGGTCTTCGCGGTGAGTGCATGGAGCGTGACCTCTCGCCGCGTTTACCACAGCGGCCAGGTCGTGCTCTCGATCATGGAGCGCGTGATCGTGATTGGGTTGGTCGGTCTCATCGCCGCATTTCTGCTCCGCCTCCTGTCGGGAAAGGAGGAAAGCCCTTTTGTGACCGCCACGATCATTGGCGCCGCGTTCCTGTTACTCGGCTACGCCGACGACAAGCTCCGCGGATGGCTCAAGCTGAAGGCGGAGCACAAGACCGCCGCGACGGTGGCCGAGCTTCATCAGGCGGCAACTGCCGAACTTCACCCGGATCGACTCATTCGGCGGTTCGAGCCGATCCTTCGATCGTTCGCAGATTGCTCGTTCGTCGAGATCCTCACCGAGCACGGGGAGAAGTATACTGGACGCACCACTGAGCTTCCGATTTCGTTGCTTCGGGAAGCCGATTTTCTGCGCGACGGCTGGGCGTCAACCGCGGCACTCAGTCGCATGTCGGACGGCACCGACGCCACAACACTCCAGCGATTTCTCGCGCAGGCGAAGCTCGACGTGATCGTTGCGCCGCGATGGACGACACGAGAGCCAACGCTGATCGTGGGATTCGGAGCACGGGAATCCAACCTCCCGTATACTCATCCGGAGATTCGTTTGTTGCGCGAACTGGCGAATGTCGCCGAGTCGCTGTTCACCCGAGCGAAGCTCTCCCTGCAAGCGCAACAGGCTGAGCAGCTCGCATCGATCGGACGCCTGGGAGTGAAGGTCCTGCACGAGCTGAGAAATCCAATGGCGACGCTGAAATCCTTCTCTCAACTCCTCCCCGAGAAGATCGACGACAAAACATTTCTCGGCGACTTCGCCGAGATCGTGCCAAAAGAGGCGGAACGCGTCGAATCACTCGCCCAGCAGCTTTTGGATCTGTCGCGACCCCGCACTTACAACTTCCAACGAGCGGACCTCCACAAGATCATCGAAGAGACTGCGACGATGTGGAAACCGCGCGCTGACGAAGGTGGGATCAAACTCGCGACCAAGCTCAATGCCGCATCCTCCGAATTAGTGATCGACGCGGACGCCATCCGTCAGGTCCTCATCAATCTCCTCAAAAACGCATCTGAAGCGGTCATGCGGCGCGAGGGTTACCGAGAAATCAAAATCAGAACACGGGACGAAGCCGGGCGCGTGGTGATCGAGGTTGAGGACAACGGACCGGGGTTGCCTCCGGAAATCCAAACTCGGCTCTTCGAAGCATTCACGTCGAACGGAAAGCCATCCGGCGTTGGCCTCGGTCTCGCGATTTGCCATGAGATCGTCCGGGCACATGGCGGCAGCATTGGCGCTGACCTAACCCGAGAACACGGAGCCTTGTTGCGAATATCGCTTCCAATCTCGATGTAG
- a CDS encoding type IV secretory system conjugative DNA transfer family protein: MKIAPPEVLLRRWLHDPNAPLFAAFGVAAVALAIALWLVFRNLRHNEPGLKAPTALVLAIVVSGCGFFGARLMPEERFMPISGVFCLIAAGLFFFADRRRFVRDPAGEIVADRWEVVLEFAHFRWTRDKLNRHFFISGETGSGKTTGMNQLLAALIRRDPRLGGLVMANKGDEWFYLEWLAKKYGRQHDIIRLRPRAADDPAGTPLERLNLTGDSRFPFTTRARILVDTAAALNPKDERSFFKIKGAAHIGRALELLTELKRPVTPMNAYMLLTVPTELQAALNALAELDPTPRRQQLADVLEQSYLKHEAKEQRAGEVGTSQNYLEYLGTPEIAEVFSSNDPDTCSIADVDKGKILCIDVPEDYSTERKYVFTVIKLLIYRHALRRYSLPDYQRYQLNQLVYCGDEFSTAITASYDGTSDYNVVDKLRDCWLTLIISSQAFESLIPPQTKEQADVLLLNLKNLVMYRAASETDALRCANALGKRWVERSTRTVHQDHTAYTYQRAEEFRIKPHEFRNLPDHTAVVRHCTNGYKKVCLRPA; this comes from the coding sequence ATGAAAATCGCGCCTCCAGAAGTCCTCCTCCGCCGGTGGCTTCACGATCCAAACGCGCCGCTGTTCGCCGCGTTCGGCGTAGCGGCGGTCGCGCTGGCGATCGCACTTTGGTTGGTGTTTCGGAACCTCCGTCACAACGAGCCAGGACTGAAAGCGCCGACGGCCCTCGTGCTAGCAATTGTCGTCTCCGGCTGCGGATTCTTCGGCGCGCGCCTCATGCCGGAGGAGCGTTTTATGCCGATCTCTGGCGTGTTTTGCCTGATCGCAGCGGGCTTGTTTTTCTTCGCGGACCGGCGCCGTTTCGTGCGCGACCCTGCGGGCGAGATCGTGGCGGATCGATGGGAAGTCGTGCTGGAGTTCGCGCACTTTCGCTGGACCCGGGATAAGCTGAATCGCCATTTTTTCATCTCGGGGGAGACCGGTTCGGGGAAGACGACCGGCATGAATCAGCTGCTTGCGGCGCTCATTCGCCGTGATCCGAGACTCGGCGGCCTTGTCATGGCGAACAAGGGAGACGAGTGGTTTTATCTCGAATGGCTCGCGAAAAAATACGGCCGGCAGCATGATATCATTCGGCTTCGTCCACGCGCCGCAGACGATCCCGCCGGCACACCGCTGGAGCGGCTGAACCTCACCGGAGACAGTCGTTTTCCGTTCACGACGCGCGCGCGCATCCTGGTCGACACGGCGGCGGCTTTGAATCCGAAGGACGAAAGGAGCTTCTTTAAGATCAAAGGCGCAGCTCACATCGGCCGCGCGCTGGAGCTGCTGACGGAACTGAAGCGGCCCGTCACTCCCATGAATGCCTACATGCTGCTCACCGTGCCCACCGAGTTGCAGGCCGCCCTGAATGCTTTGGCGGAACTCGATCCGACGCCTCGCCGGCAGCAGTTGGCGGACGTGTTGGAACAATCCTACCTAAAGCATGAAGCTAAGGAGCAGCGCGCTGGTGAGGTCGGAACGTCACAGAACTATCTCGAATATCTCGGCACGCCGGAGATCGCCGAAGTTTTCAGCAGCAACGATCCCGACACGTGTTCGATCGCCGACGTGGATAAGGGCAAAATCCTCTGCATCGACGTGCCGGAGGACTATTCCACCGAGCGGAAATACGTCTTCACCGTCATCAAGCTCCTCATCTACCGCCACGCACTTCGCCGCTACTCGTTGCCCGATTACCAGCGCTACCAATTGAACCAACTGGTTTACTGCGGCGATGAATTCTCGACGGCGATCACGGCCAGCTACGATGGCACATCCGACTACAACGTCGTGGACAAGCTTCGCGATTGCTGGCTCACGCTGATCATTTCGAGCCAGGCTTTCGAGTCGCTCATCCCCCCGCAAACGAAGGAGCAGGCCGACGTGCTTTTGCTGAACCTGAAAAATCTCGTCATGTATCGCGCAGCTTCCGAGACCGATGCTCTCCGCTGCGCGAACGCACTGGGCAAACGCTGGGTCGAGCGGTCGACGCGCACCGTTCATCAGGATCACACGGCCTACACCTACCAACGGGCCGAGGAATTTCGGATAAAGCCGCACGAATTTCGGAATCTTCCCGATCACACGGCGGTTGTGCGGCATTGCACGAACGGCTACAAAAAGGTCTGTCTCCGTCCCGCGTAA
- a CDS encoding YdcF family protein has protein sequence MNRSLLNRSPGESRGGFISTSALILLFVAGIAAVAALRRWDTVLSLATGCVAVFILVGNGFLARWLARSLQEPAFFRKPQDFGGVSVIVLLGDGNIVQPNSGEALPGWLAYSRIERAGELYRSATASGAACRVIVTGDDSSDPGAVKEPVYVQRLRALGVPAGDIRVEGKGRNTYRQAELTSEILKAERCDRIFMVTSGLHMKRALRYFLNFGVSAIPVASDYVTGNITLLPLGSNFAIADIALHQYAGLARLRIYNALGWNK, from the coding sequence GTGAACCGCTCGCTGTTGAATCGTTCCCCCGGTGAGTCTCGTGGCGGATTCATTTCCACGTCCGCTTTGATCCTGCTGTTCGTCGCGGGGATCGCCGCCGTCGCCGCGCTCCGGCGTTGGGACACAGTGCTTTCGCTGGCGACCGGCTGCGTGGCCGTGTTCATCCTGGTCGGCAACGGCTTCCTCGCCCGGTGGCTTGCGCGCTCGTTGCAGGAGCCGGCGTTCTTCCGAAAGCCACAAGACTTCGGAGGAGTGTCAGTGATTGTCCTGCTCGGTGATGGCAACATCGTGCAACCGAATTCGGGCGAGGCTCTGCCTGGATGGCTGGCGTATTCTCGCATTGAACGGGCGGGTGAACTCTACCGCTCGGCGACAGCGTCCGGGGCCGCATGCAGGGTGATCGTAACCGGAGACGACAGTAGCGACCCCGGCGCAGTGAAGGAACCCGTATACGTGCAGCGGCTGCGTGCGCTGGGCGTGCCTGCCGGGGATATCCGAGTGGAAGGAAAAGGGCGGAACACGTATCGGCAGGCGGAACTGACGAGTGAAATCCTGAAGGCTGAGCGGTGTGATCGCATTTTCATGGTTACGTCCGGGCTGCACATGAAGCGCGCCTTGCGCTATTTTCTTAATTTCGGCGTGAGCGCGATTCCCGTGGCGTCCGACTATGTCACCGGGAACATCACGCTCCTTCCGTTGGGTTCGAATTTCGCGATCGCTGATATTGCCCTTCATCAATACGCGGGGTTGGCACGGCTTCGGATCTACAATGCTCTGGGATGGAATAAGTGA
- a CDS encoding response regulator, producing MNIEPTILVLEDERPQILALRATLQPIGRVVDFSDPERALDYLQEQQVDAAVIDIHMPKMPLDGIEFIRAVRSFDRDLAVIIRTGDTSIEIAEHAIELQAFRRVIKSKTSVNELREVLRAGIAETRTRRQTSRDASFAADASRRLEQTLGSFEDDLSAAECYKAMLHSLRNQLTAVAGLAEVWSAVAREIDHRLMMDTAAENNRIVSRMLGDMTAFLDGPFAEPRGVGDRSARADVNATLEILRKRFAAATVWSAQQKSVQISGLHQPLLAEVSPIRLLTALRHITEFCLGSSPNDTRVLLRTYFVPHLDHHLARLDAQYLVFNRPARARTLGYVCFEWRAGQVGRSLEQIRRQIHAHPDDPRTGNLHMISLSLGEERSTVVVHVSPENLLSFQLLVPTAE from the coding sequence ATGAACATCGAGCCCACCATTCTGGTGTTGGAAGACGAGCGTCCGCAGATTCTTGCGCTCCGTGCGACGCTTCAACCCATCGGGAGGGTGGTGGATTTTTCGGACCCGGAGCGCGCACTCGACTATCTTCAGGAACAGCAGGTCGACGCGGCGGTGATCGACATCCACATGCCGAAAATGCCCCTCGACGGCATCGAGTTCATTCGCGCAGTGCGTTCCTTCGACAGGGATTTGGCGGTGATCATCCGCACAGGCGACACGTCCATCGAAATCGCAGAGCACGCGATCGAACTTCAGGCCTTTCGTCGGGTAATCAAGAGCAAGACCTCCGTGAACGAGTTGCGCGAGGTCTTGCGCGCCGGCATAGCCGAGACGCGCACACGCCGCCAAACCAGTCGCGACGCGTCATTCGCGGCAGATGCGTCACGGCGCCTTGAGCAGACGCTGGGGTCGTTCGAGGACGACCTTTCGGCGGCCGAGTGTTACAAGGCGATGCTGCACTCACTCCGCAATCAGCTCACGGCGGTCGCGGGGCTGGCCGAAGTGTGGTCGGCGGTCGCACGAGAGATAGATCATCGCCTGATGATGGACACAGCGGCCGAGAACAACCGGATCGTCTCCCGCATGCTGGGAGACATGACGGCATTCTTGGACGGCCCCTTTGCAGAACCCCGGGGCGTTGGAGACCGATCCGCGCGCGCGGACGTTAACGCCACGCTGGAAATTCTGAGGAAGCGTTTCGCTGCGGCGACGGTTTGGTCCGCTCAACAGAAGTCGGTTCAGATTTCCGGACTGCATCAGCCACTATTGGCGGAGGTGTCGCCGATCAGGCTTTTGACCGCTCTCCGGCACATCACCGAGTTTTGCCTTGGATCGTCGCCGAACGACACGCGGGTTTTGCTGAGAACCTATTTTGTCCCGCATCTGGATCATCACCTCGCGCGCCTCGATGCGCAGTACCTCGTGTTCAATCGGCCAGCGCGTGCGAGGACGTTGGGCTACGTCTGCTTCGAATGGAGGGCGGGGCAGGTCGGGCGAAGCCTGGAGCAAATTCGCCGGCAGATTCACGCTCACCCCGACGACCCGCGAACGGGAAACCTGCACATGATCAGTCTCAGCTTGGGTGAGGAACGAAGCACCGTCGTTGTTCACGTTTCACCCGAAAATCTACTCTCGTTCCAGCTATTGGTTCCCACCGCCGAATGA
- a CDS encoding DUF4297 domain-containing protein — MITPPLTNGPIAPLASPVASPAAHDISEPTPIAALNDSDPGDETAKKYRYQYAYGVILWAACHRREKDYVALWCEQHEDFLGQVTEKLFDAYQIKTLKSGVWQWNHDELVKTVKRFVALDTEFPGQIREFFFVSNAPCSDSEATDRIHLSPLPVLRVLTNQPYGPYPECCERCLTDLATRAGCERGAVAAVLCRMMLSVGPPEPSFEAEIQQNHLPHVEGCRDLAPRQLADLLGALITRISRASSKASQDPARHYAIVNSRFQAEPQLLDKRVDVAGLRGYVDELQLPRFEYLSRFNTLKLQPTRQEVSILKQKMSGAGLADYFEGLQRQTISTERRLIEIQARDPEQGAKIVAQLESTVLRVCNDAHLKHTNDQQEFGIPMLRDVTTELKAIAETKSDDVYREPYDALVGMAGLLAEDCKVWWSKKFELERNP, encoded by the coding sequence ATGATTACCCCACCACTTACCAACGGACCAATTGCGCCGTTGGCCTCCCCAGTCGCTTCACCCGCAGCCCACGATATCAGCGAGCCGACGCCTATCGCTGCGCTCAACGATTCGGACCCGGGTGACGAAACGGCGAAAAAATACCGCTATCAATACGCGTATGGTGTGATCCTGTGGGCCGCCTGTCATCGCCGCGAAAAGGACTACGTCGCTCTTTGGTGCGAACAGCACGAAGACTTTCTCGGCCAAGTCACGGAAAAGCTTTTCGACGCCTACCAAATCAAGACGCTGAAGAGCGGTGTGTGGCAGTGGAACCACGACGAACTCGTCAAGACGGTCAAACGGTTCGTTGCTTTGGACACGGAATTTCCCGGACAAATCCGTGAATTTTTCTTCGTCTCAAATGCACCGTGCAGCGATTCGGAGGCGACCGACCGCATTCACCTGTCGCCCTTGCCTGTCCTCCGGGTCCTCACGAACCAGCCTTATGGGCCATATCCGGAGTGTTGTGAACGGTGCCTGACGGACCTGGCGACCCGCGCGGGGTGCGAGCGTGGGGCCGTCGCCGCGGTCCTTTGTCGGATGATGCTGAGCGTCGGCCCTCCCGAGCCTTCATTCGAGGCCGAGATCCAACAGAATCATCTGCCCCACGTGGAGGGATGTCGCGACCTTGCGCCGCGTCAGCTTGCCGATCTCTTGGGGGCCTTGATCACGCGCATTTCGCGCGCGTCTTCGAAGGCCAGTCAAGATCCCGCGCGGCACTACGCGATTGTGAACAGTCGGTTTCAGGCGGAGCCGCAATTGCTCGACAAAAGAGTGGATGTGGCAGGGCTGCGCGGCTATGTCGACGAATTGCAGCTTCCTCGGTTCGAATACCTCAGCCGGTTCAACACTTTGAAGCTCCAGCCCACGCGCCAAGAGGTGTCGATCCTGAAGCAGAAGATGAGCGGCGCAGGCCTGGCGGATTATTTCGAGGGGCTCCAGCGCCAGACGATCTCGACTGAGCGCCGCCTGATCGAAATTCAAGCCCGCGACCCAGAACAGGGAGCGAAGATCGTGGCGCAGCTCGAATCGACGGTTCTTCGCGTGTGCAACGACGCTCATCTCAAACACACGAACGACCAGCAGGAATTCGGAATTCCGATGTTGCGGGACGTCACCACGGAATTGAAGGCGATTGCGGAAACTAAATCTGACGATGTCTATCGCGAACCCTACGACGCGTTGGTGGGCATGGCCGGCCTCCTGGCTGAGGACTGCAAAGTGTGGTGGAGTAAAAAATTCGAGCTGGAGCGCAATCCATGA